The segment TTTGGCAAAAGACGAAAATTAAAACGGTCAAAAGTCCAATATTGCGGCGGGTCGCTTCAATCGTCATAATGAAATACTCTACTAGTTTCGGTCTTTATTCTGACGAGCCCGGAAATTTTTTTCCTAAGAACCTTAGGCTTTACTTGCGAAGGAAAAGTAGTAAAATCCGAGACGAATTCCGAGATTCGATTCGTTCGATCCGAATACTGGTTGTAAGACGTTAAATATAGAAATAATCCTTCAAAAACAGAATCGAAAACCTCCGATCGAACTCCGCGGCTTAGTCGCAGATTCGGAATGGATCATTGAATTTGAATTCCCACAGCGGACCAGCTGTATCCTACTTCTAACTCCTACTTTGCGGGCGGCCCCCTTCACTTCGTTCGGGTCACGCTCCTCCGGGCTTCGCGTTCGCTCCGGTCTCAGCGATTCTTTTCTCTTAACATACACCGTTTATCCGCAAGCGCTTCGACTGCTTCGCACCCTACGCATCGTTGCCGCTGGCAGAGGATAGAAGACTGAGGATAAAGGACTGATGAGCTGAGTTTCCGCATTCTAGAGAAAGATTCTTGCGTACAGTAGATCTTTCCTCTACTTCTGTTACCCTTCCAATTAATAGCAGCTTCTGTCTATCGTGAGCAAAGCGAACGCGTCTGTCATCAGTCTTCCGGTAGAAAGAGGCCTCGGGTCCCGGGGGTGCAAGCAGACGATTCCCTGGAGATATGGAGTTCATTCGAATGCAGTTTGTTTGATTGAAAATTTGACTTCACTTCGTTCAGTCACCTTTCGGGAATCTCGCTCTCTCGGGTCGCTCGATTGGGTAGCGGAAGACGCATACGCAGCTGCAGCGCGGGGGAGACGTCCCCCCGTCTGTCCTCTGCATGAAAATTCCAGTTTGCCGGCTTCATTGACTTCTAAAATTTTTCCTATGAACGGCAATCAATCAGCCTATTTCCCTCGAATTTATAATTTTAAAATTATGTCCCTTCTAACTTCCTTACCGATAAAATCAAGAGGGAGAATTTCCATAAAATCGATACTCCTGCTCCATTTTTCGAAAATCAAATTTCGTCCTTTTCCAATTTAGATAAAAACCCCTCATAAAATTTTCGGAATAGCCGATGGGAAGGAACAGGACCCGAACTATGACGTTACAAAAAGAGGAATGGTTGGAACGGATTTATTCCTTATTTAAGGAAGAGATTCGCTTATACTCCGAAATCCTGGAGTTAGAAATAGAAAAGACCGCGGCAGTGACGAAAGCCGACGGAAAGTCGCTTGAAAAAATCGCGAAGAATACTTACGAACTGATCGTTCACGCAAGCGAGCTTGAGAGAGTTCGAATGAGTGCGATGGAAGAAGTACATCAATCAGGTAGTATTAATTCCGTTCAAGACATTACCCCTCTGACCCTAACCGATTTTCTTAATAAACTCGATCGTGAATCAGGTCATAGGCTAAAGCATTTAGGGACGCAATTAAAAGATACCGTACACAAATTGAAGGAGCGAATTAAGGCCAACGATCGCTTAATCCGCACTCGACAGGAATTCCTACAAGTTACGATCGAAGCGATGAGAGAGAACGTAAAAAGCGGCGAAGTTTCCACATACGAGGACGATAGCCCTGTCACTGTAAGAACTCCGCGCAAACGTTCTTCGGTTTTAGTAAACGCCTCCGCATAAGAGGCAATCAAGGAAAGGAGGGAGAAATTTATGGGATCAACATTCTCCGGACTCGAAATCGGTAAAAGAGGTTTAACGGCCCACCAGCAAGCTCTGCAAACGACGGGGCATAATATTTCTAACGCCGATAATAAGCACTATTCTCGCCAAAGAGTCGTAATGCAAGCGACGGATCCCTTGTACGAACCTTCTTTAAATAGAGCCAATCTTCCGGGCCAGATCGGACAGGGCGTCGAGATTGCCTCCATCGAGCGAGTAAGAGACAACTTTATCGATGATCGAATCATAGAAACCTCGGGCGTAAAAGATTATTGGGCGGCTAAAAACGAATATCTTTATCAAACTGAAACGATCTTTAACGAACCGAACGGAACGACTCTTCGTACTTTAATGGATAAATTCTGGTCTTCATGGGAAGAATTGTCCAATTATCCGGAAGACAACGCTCATCGATCCGTGGTTCTCGAGAAGGCCCAAGGACTCGGAAGCCGAATGGAGGACGTCTATCGTAAGCTCACCCAGCTGCGAGACCAATCCAATCGTGAAATTGAATCGCATGCTTTGCATCTGAACGTAATCGCGGAAAATATCCGTACTCTAAATGAAAGAATCTCGAAATCGGAAGCATTAGGAGATAGACCCAACGACCTCTACGATAAACGAGATTCGTTATTGCAGGAATTATCAGGATTAACGGATATCACTATCGGAAGAAGCGACGAAGACGAATTGATGGTCTTTATCGGCCAACAAATTCTAGTTCAGGGCGGAAAAGCGAGTAAGATAGATGTCCTAGGTAATCCTTCGAAAGACGGTTTGCTGGATCTATACTGGCAAACAACCGGCGATCCGGTACTCCTTCGCAAAGGTCGCCTCCAAGGATTGATAGAAGTTCGGGATAAAGTCTTAAGAGAAAAAATCGACCAAGTAGATGCACTCGCAGTTAACGTTATGGATGTCATTAACGAGATTCATAAGGACGGATTCGGTGTTAATGGAAATACGAATCAAAATTTCTTTGATATTCGTTCCTTGGCTCTTAATACGTTTGGAGAATACGATTCCGACGGTGACGGCCAAAATGATATCACCGCAGTCTTTAGAGCTACCGGAAAGAATACACTCGATCCGGATAGACCGATCGGCATCGGAGGAACACTGACTTTCCATCGTCCCGATGAGAAAGAAACACAAGTGTTGGTTCCTTACTCAGCGAATGATACTTTAAGCGGTATCATTAAGAGAATTAACGCTTCGAAAGTCGGGGTCGTCGCATATATGAACCATGACAACCAGCTCGCTCTTAAAGCGACTGTTGCAGAGGATTCCCCTAAAAAGAATTTTATTCTCCGTCATTTGGAAGATTCGGGCGATTTGTTAGTAGGATTGACCGGGATACTCATGGCTTCAGGACCGACGGGAGCTTATGACTATAAACGATTAGGGGAAATAACAAAACTTCAATCGAAACCGGAAGACATTACTCTATCTCCGCACTTTCATCCTTCTTCTCATTTTAGAATCAACGAGCAAATCGCTAATAATGTCGC is part of the Leptospira broomii serovar Hurstbridge str. 5399 genome and harbors:
- the flgK gene encoding flagellar hook-associated protein FlgK, whose amino-acid sequence is MGSTFSGLEIGKRGLTAHQQALQTTGHNISNADNKHYSRQRVVMQATDPLYEPSLNRANLPGQIGQGVEIASIERVRDNFIDDRIIETSGVKDYWAAKNEYLYQTETIFNEPNGTTLRTLMDKFWSSWEELSNYPEDNAHRSVVLEKAQGLGSRMEDVYRKLTQLRDQSNREIESHALHLNVIAENIRTLNERISKSEALGDRPNDLYDKRDSLLQELSGLTDITIGRSDEDELMVFIGQQILVQGGKASKIDVLGNPSKDGLLDLYWQTTGDPVLLRKGRLQGLIEVRDKVLREKIDQVDALAVNVMDVINEIHKDGFGVNGNTNQNFFDIRSLALNTFGEYDSDGDGQNDITAVFRATGKNTLDPDRPIGIGGTLTFHRPDEKETQVLVPYSANDTLSGIIKRINASKVGVVAYMNHDNQLALKATVAEDSPKKNFILRHLEDSGDLLVGLTGILMASGPTGAYDYKRLGEITKLQSKPEDITLSPHFHPSSHFRINEQIANNVANIAAARGKDVGGTGDYNSPGGHKDGRNALLVASALRNNPVMVDYSKTTDDFYNSLISKLGTEAREAKQEWGIQTDLMTELENMRQSVMGVSLDEEMANMVQFQHSYNASAKMINTMNEILDTIINRLGA
- a CDS encoding flagellar protein FlgN is translated as MTLQKEEWLERIYSLFKEEIRLYSEILELEIEKTAAVTKADGKSLEKIAKNTYELIVHASELERVRMSAMEEVHQSGSINSVQDITPLTLTDFLNKLDRESGHRLKHLGTQLKDTVHKLKERIKANDRLIRTRQEFLQVTIEAMRENVKSGEVSTYEDDSPVTVRTPRKRSSVLVNASA